Proteins co-encoded in one Arachis stenosperma cultivar V10309 chromosome 7, arast.V10309.gnm1.PFL2, whole genome shotgun sequence genomic window:
- the LOC130939440 gene encoding protein MAIN-LIKE 1-like — translation MGDDPGRLYRLDGVAHIAGVINDEPRRCISSVRRQQGMRLDERYVPYLQMAGLYHLARLNDRWFRLDEPLVSAFVERWRPETHTFHMPFGECTITLQDVAYQLGLPVDGDYVSGCLTDFHIYIEGGRPAWQWFQELLGVLPPENQVQKFAVNCTWFQETFGECPDGADEETVRRFARAYIMMLLGTQLFADKSGNRIHIRWLPYVARLEEMGRYSWASAALAWLYRCMCRVANRHVVKLAGPLQLLQSWIFWRFPTLRPSGYDEISWPLASRWSGYNPGISNKGPRVQMARTFLDDSWILCCLF, via the exons ATGGGGGACGATCCGGGAAGGCTTTATCGTCTGGATGGAGTAGCTCATATCGCCGGTGTTATCAACGACGAG CCTCGTCGTTGCATATCCAGTGTTAGGCGGCAACAGGGGATGCGTCTTGATGAGAGGTATGTCCCGTACTTGCAGATGGCGGGACTTTACCATCTTGCGAGACTCAACGACAGATGGTTCCGACTAGACGAGCCCCTAGTCAGCGCATTCGTCGAGAGGTGGCGGCCTGAGACGCACACCTTTCACATGCCGTTCGGAGAGTGCACTATCACGCTTCAGGACGTCGCATACCAACTGGGGTTGCCAGTCGACGGAGATTATGTTAGTGGTTGCCTTACGGACTTCCACATTTACATTGAGGGTGGGAGACCTGCTTGGCAGTGGTTCCAGGAGTTGCTCGGTGTTTTACCGCCGGAGAACCAGGTGCAGAAATTCGCAGTCAACTGCACCTGGTTTCAGGAGACATTCGGGGAGTGTCCAGATGGGGCAGATGAGGAGACGGTTAGGCGATTTGCCCGGGCGTACATCATGATGTTACTGGGTACGCAGCTGTTTGCCGACAAGTCCGGCAATCGTATACACATCAGATGGCTACCATATGTTGCTCGGCTTGAGGAGATGGGTCGCTATAGTTGGGCGTCGGCGGCACTAGCATGGCTGTACAGGTGCATGTGCCGAGTCGCCAACAGACATGTGGTCAAGTTAGCTGGCCCGTTACAGTTATTACAGTCGTGGATTTTCTGGCGGTTTCCTACACTTAGACCATCTGGGTATGATGAGATCAGCTGGCCCCTTGCATCGAG ATGGTCTGGTTACAACCCTGGGATTAGCAACAAGGGACCTCGGGTACAGATGGCTCGCACCTTTTTAGATGATTCATGGATATTG TGTTGTTTGTTCTAG
- the LOC130939438 gene encoding uncharacterized protein LOC130939438: protein MESTVFSLQITPIENQAIPQEFYFDECFSIIFNCTQELIQITQRADVDFSSTTTTEAILVPSDILCSCTPLTDLNREDTILLHEIFSSVPVSPESLDQILPSIGETARRILSREGCDSNTREIVVNLHVVTRRNIVQDSDIYNDDLCENVPELAQLVNLLERSKIVDQDDDGECAICLEKFGHGNEDSSVEVVRINCSHVFHDRCMLRWFRCCADHQSPYSCPLCRCLISPTSRSDDE from the coding sequence ATGGAATCCACCGTTTTTTCGTTGCAAATTACTCCCATTGAAAACCAAGCCATACCACAAGAGTTTTATTTCGATGAATGTTTCTCCATCATATTCAATTGCACCCAAGAATTGATCCAAATTACCCAACGCGCTGATGTTGACTTTTCTTCTACTACAACTACTGAAGCAATCTTGGTTCCCTCAGATATCCTATGCAGTTGTACTCCACTCACAGACCTCAACAGAGAAGACACAATCTTATTGCATGAAATCTTCTCTTCAGTGCCTGTATCCCCTGAGTCATTGGACCAAATTTTACCTTCCATAGGCGAAACTGCAAGAAGGATTCTAAGCCGTGAAGGGTGTGACTCCAACACGCGGGAGATTGTTGTGAACCTTCACGTTGTTACCAGGCGCAACATTGTTCAAGATTCTGATATCTATAATGATGATCTCTGTGAAAACGTTCCTGAACTAGCACAACTCGTGAATCTGTTAGAGAGATCCAAAATTGTTGACCAAGATGATGACGGTGAATGCGCTATTTGCTTGGAGAAGTTTGGCCATGGTAATGAAGATTCAAGTGTAGAAGTTGTTCGCATAAATTGCTCGCATGTATTTCATGATCGTTGCATGCTCCGCTGGTTCCGATGCTGTGCCGACCATCAGTCGCCGTATTCTTGCCCATTGTGCCGCTGCCTCATATCTCCAACTTCACGCAGTGACGATGAATAG